The proteins below come from a single bacterium genomic window:
- the nusA gene encoding transcription termination factor NusA yields the protein MNKEIANLIVQIARIRNVDVTYVCETLRSSIVAGLRRRYGPDTEADAEITPETGDIRVFLAKNVVERVATSAREISLADAQAVSPSAQPGDLIRVEVPLDELGRIAIRKASDELVLKLREAERTKLYDEFCKKKGEIVTGTIQKIGRDEIIVNLGLIEAALPNHEQLRADHYRQGLPIKAYVHRVEKTPIGPRVYLSRTHPEFLRKLMSREIPEIREAVVEIKGIARSPGFRSKVAVTSLDEKVDPVGACVGYRKSRIENIIKELSGEKVDIVQWSKDTQVFISRALGPAKVSEVIKEGDTHIVVVPDAEFSIAIGKKGQNVWLASLLCGAKIEVLKETDYRNRVIMNKAGAILLSKLGLDEAIVTKLTTAGLNSAFDLLNATPEDLVRITECAPEVIEPFKQQARDAVWRISEGKPVLSQPAPVAPPAPEPAPAPEPAVAPAPAEQS from the coding sequence ATGAACAAGGAAATCGCCAATCTTATCGTCCAGATCGCCCGAATACGAAACGTCGACGTGACCTACGTCTGCGAGACCCTGCGCTCAAGCATCGTCGCCGGGCTTCGCCGCCGCTACGGTCCCGACACCGAGGCCGACGCCGAGATAACGCCCGAGACCGGGGACATCCGCGTCTTCCTCGCCAAGAACGTAGTCGAGCGCGTGGCCACGTCTGCCCGCGAGATATCGCTTGCCGACGCCCAGGCAGTCAGCCCGTCGGCTCAGCCCGGTGACCTGATTCGGGTCGAGGTGCCGCTGGACGAACTCGGACGTATCGCCATCCGGAAGGCTTCGGATGAGCTCGTGCTGAAACTGCGCGAGGCCGAACGCACCAAGCTCTACGACGAGTTCTGCAAGAAGAAGGGCGAAATCGTCACCGGCACCATCCAGAAAATCGGCCGCGACGAGATAATCGTCAATCTCGGCCTGATTGAGGCGGCTCTCCCCAATCATGAGCAGCTCCGGGCCGACCATTACCGCCAGGGCCTGCCGATAAAAGCCTACGTGCACCGCGTCGAGAAGACGCCAATCGGGCCCCGCGTCTATCTGTCGCGCACCCATCCGGAATTCCTCCGCAAGCTCATGTCCCGCGAGATTCCGGAAATCCGCGAGGCCGTGGTCGAAATCAAGGGCATCGCCCGGTCGCCGGGCTTCCGCTCCAAGGTCGCGGTAACATCGCTCGACGAGAAGGTAGACCCGGTCGGCGCCTGCGTCGGGTACCGCAAGTCGCGCATCGAGAACATCATCAAGGAGCTTTCCGGCGAGAAAGTGGACATTGTCCAGTGGAGCAAGGACACGCAGGTCTTTATCTCACGTGCCCTGGGTCCGGCCAAGGTCAGCGAGGTCATCAAGGAAGGCGACACCCACATCGTCGTGGTGCCGGATGCCGAGTTCTCGATTGCCATCGGCAAGAAGGGCCAGAACGTCTGGCTCGCGAGCCTGCTCTGCGGCGCCAAGATCGAGGTCCTGAAAGAGACCGATTACCGCAACCGTGTCATCATGAACAAGGCCGGCGCGATTCTTCTGAGCAAGCTCGGGCTGGATGAGGCCATCGTGACGAAGCTGACCACTGCCGGGCTGAACAGCGCATTCGACCTGCTCAATGCCACGCCCGAGGACCTTGTCCGTATCACCGAATGCGCACCCGAGGTTATCGAGCCCTTCAAGCAGCAGGCGCGTGACGCGGTCTGGCGCATAAGCGAAGGCAAGCCGGTTCTCAGCCAGCCCGCACCGGTCGCACCACCGGCGCCCGAGCCGGCTCCGGCACCGGAACCCGCGGTAGCGCCGGCCCCGGCCGAGCAGTCCTGA
- the infB gene encoding translation initiation factor IF-2: MAKIKVFDAARQLGLSSEGLIRVLKDLNFPARGYTSYVTEAEFDAAKLRLKNEKHQFKDQIRRTRTTPPPIQPRPPSESAQVAQNVKHTLAKIDGREIKHRRPTREAPTATPTSTRPAVKISAYMTVAELAHAIGATAGDVIKRCMGLGMLATLNQRLDLETIMLLADEFGVPVEQETEVETKVERGEKKSRPPIVVVMGHVDHGKTALLDYIRKTKVVESEVGRITQHTGAYVASYQDKPIVFLDTPGHEAFTAMRARGAQVTDIAVLVVSAAEGIMPQTLEALDHARAAGVPIIVAITKSDLPDANAERVKAQLSQRGVKVEGYGGDTFCIETSAITGQGVEALLDAISVLALELDLNASYEGPARGVVIEARVDRGRGSIATVLIEEGTLHKGDPFVSAEFYGRVRDLLDENFEPMTEATPSLPVQVLGFSGLPQAGDRFDVVEDERTARDTAQRRYLAKRDRILSATRPKVSLEAIQERIAEGQMKELKIVIKADVSGSAEALRDSLEGQSIEEVRVKVIGSGVGPINQSDVLLAKASEAIIVGFHVKPLTDARQMADKEGIEIRTYRIIYAAIEDIRAAMLGMLEPEKKEVELGIAEVRQIFRVPKLGTIAGSYCTRGTIARDAMVRVMRGGKEVYNGKVTSLRRFKDDVKEVETGYECGIGIEGADELAEGDSLEFYKVEEVKRTS, translated from the coding sequence ATGGCGAAGATCAAGGTCTTCGACGCGGCCAGGCAGCTTGGACTTTCAAGCGAGGGCCTCATCCGTGTTCTGAAGGACCTGAACTTCCCGGCGCGCGGCTACACTTCATACGTCACTGAGGCCGAGTTCGATGCCGCCAAGCTGCGGCTGAAGAACGAGAAGCACCAGTTCAAGGACCAGATCCGCCGGACCCGCACCACGCCTCCGCCCATCCAGCCGCGGCCGCCTTCGGAATCAGCGCAGGTTGCCCAGAACGTGAAACACACGCTGGCCAAGATCGACGGCAGGGAAATCAAGCACCGCAGGCCGACACGCGAGGCGCCGACCGCGACCCCGACTTCAACCCGGCCGGCGGTGAAGATCAGCGCCTACATGACGGTCGCCGAACTGGCGCATGCCATCGGCGCGACCGCGGGCGACGTCATCAAGCGGTGCATGGGCCTGGGCATGCTCGCCACCCTGAACCAGCGCCTTGACCTTGAAACGATAATGCTGCTTGCCGACGAGTTCGGAGTGCCGGTCGAGCAGGAGACCGAGGTCGAGACCAAGGTCGAACGCGGCGAGAAGAAGTCCCGGCCGCCGATCGTCGTAGTGATGGGCCACGTCGACCACGGCAAGACCGCGCTGCTCGACTACATCCGTAAGACCAAGGTCGTGGAAAGTGAAGTCGGCCGCATTACCCAGCACACCGGCGCCTACGTGGCCAGCTACCAGGACAAGCCGATTGTGTTCCTCGATACGCCGGGCCACGAGGCCTTCACGGCGATGCGCGCCCGCGGCGCCCAGGTCACCGACATCGCGGTACTGGTGGTTTCGGCCGCCGAAGGCATCATGCCGCAGACGCTTGAGGCCCTGGACCACGCCCGCGCCGCCGGCGTGCCGATTATCGTTGCCATTACCAAATCCGACCTGCCCGACGCGAATGCCGAGCGGGTGAAAGCCCAGCTTTCCCAGCGCGGAGTGAAAGTCGAAGGCTACGGCGGCGACACATTCTGTATCGAGACGTCGGCCATTACCGGTCAGGGCGTCGAGGCGCTGCTCGACGCCATCTCGGTGCTGGCGCTGGAGCTCGACCTGAACGCATCCTACGAAGGCCCGGCGCGCGGCGTCGTCATCGAGGCGCGCGTCGACCGCGGCCGCGGCAGCATCGCGACCGTGCTCATCGAGGAAGGGACGTTGCACAAGGGTGACCCCTTTGTCTCAGCCGAGTTCTACGGACGGGTGCGTGACCTGCTGGACGAGAACTTCGAGCCGATGACCGAGGCCACCCCGTCGCTGCCGGTGCAGGTACTCGGATTCTCGGGCCTGCCCCAGGCGGGCGACCGGTTCGACGTCGTCGAGGACGAACGGACGGCTCGCGACACGGCCCAACGCCGCTACCTGGCCAAGCGCGACCGGATTCTCTCGGCGACCAGACCCAAGGTTTCGCTCGAGGCGATCCAGGAGCGGATTGCCGAGGGCCAGATGAAGGAGCTGAAGATCGTCATCAAGGCCGACGTCTCCGGTTCGGCCGAAGCGCTGCGCGACTCGCTCGAAGGCCAATCAATCGAGGAAGTCCGCGTCAAGGTGATTGGCTCCGGGGTCGGCCCCATCAATCAGAGCGACGTGCTCCTGGCGAAAGCCTCCGAGGCTATCATCGTCGGGTTCCACGTCAAGCCGCTGACCGATGCCCGGCAGATGGCGGACAAAGAAGGCATTGAAATCCGCACCTACCGGATAATCTATGCGGCCATCGAGGACATCCGAGCCGCCATGCTCGGCATGCTCGAACCGGAAAAGAAGGAAGTCGAGCTCGGGATCGCGGAAGTCCGGCAGATATTCCGCGTACCGAAATTGGGCACGATCGCCGGGTCGTACTGCACCAGAGGCACGATCGCTCGTGACGCCATGGTGCGGGTGATGCGCGGCGGCAAGGAAGTCTACAACGGCAAGGTCACCTCGCTCCGGCGTTTCAAGGATGACGTCAAAGAAGTCGAGACCGGCTATGAATGCGGCATCGGCATTGAAGGCGCGGACGAGCTCGCCGAAGGCGACAGCCTTGAGTTCTACAAGGTCGAGGAAGTCAAAAGGACCAGCTAA
- a CDS encoding DUF503 domain-containing protein, with amino-acid sequence MTVGLLLLDCFMPESQSLKDKRRILTSLTERLRRQFNIAVAEVEYQDQWQRAQLAVVLVNTNWRMLQSSMSKLTEYIDRDRRVEITNTETRQLC; translated from the coding sequence TTGACTGTCGGTCTTCTGCTGCTCGATTGCTTCATGCCGGAGAGCCAGTCACTCAAGGACAAGCGCCGCATCCTGACCAGCCTCACCGAGCGGCTCCGCCGTCAGTTCAACATCGCGGTTGCCGAGGTCGAGTACCAGGACCAGTGGCAGCGGGCGCAGCTCGCGGTGGTGCTGGTCAACACCAACTGGCGCATGCTCCAAAGCAGCATGTCTAAGCTCACCGAATACATTGACCGCGACCGCCGTGTAGAGATCACCAACACCGAGACACGCCAGCTCTGCTAG
- a CDS encoding BamA/TamA family outer membrane protein, which produces MLAGWAAGAGAVSLRVSRVETVVKPSKPELKLVTGLKPGDTLDSVPLSRARERVTGELADEGYFSPVVEADTTVRGDSVDVRFQIETGKPAYIGGWHILQDSGVPADKLSRLLPGRGARFSRAAVDRAASSMLSVCENSGYPFAAVTPLALSPESGFVFPALEVAAGPRVEVDFIEFAGKPGTKTGLLQTVAGFSRGPYSSAATAEWRQRLEQSGLVEVDSEAIVSTGTEDGGRKTEDGYGVRFWVTSRRVNAASGVAGYSPADRRLTGLAQLSFHNLFDSGRKLEASWQSAYARTSYSLSYTEPWVLGTAIDMTASAQQQTIDTTSSRTNLALSADARAATWTTVSFQTGFDRFTDVPSRASADVVWAGTGVVLDSRDFPPNPRSGIRASALTKVGNRTTDSAGTAVVTHVELGLNGVLPVGRSFAWSNSLGLRTVYSAATLTASELYTIGGPGTVRGYSEDEYTSTRLGWFSSEFRYNLDRMSSVFPFFDVGSYQDSLGWHVEPGYGAGTRVATQAGVFGLSYGVAFRDSPLHGKVHLSYDVTF; this is translated from the coding sequence ATGCTGGCCGGCTGGGCCGCAGGCGCGGGCGCCGTCTCACTGAGGGTTTCTCGCGTTGAGACGGTCGTCAAACCGTCGAAACCCGAACTCAAGCTGGTAACGGGTCTGAAACCCGGCGATACGCTGGATTCGGTGCCGTTGAGCCGCGCTCGGGAGCGGGTTACGGGTGAACTCGCGGATGAGGGTTACTTCTCGCCGGTCGTTGAGGCCGATACCACCGTCCGGGGCGACTCGGTCGACGTGCGATTTCAGATTGAGACCGGAAAGCCCGCTTACATCGGCGGCTGGCACATTCTGCAGGATTCCGGCGTCCCGGCCGACAAGCTGTCACGTCTATTGCCGGGAAGGGGTGCCAGGTTCAGCCGGGCGGCTGTTGACCGCGCTGCAAGTTCCATGTTGTCGGTCTGCGAGAACAGCGGATATCCGTTTGCAGCCGTGACCCCGCTCGCGCTATCTCCGGAGAGCGGATTCGTCTTTCCTGCGCTTGAGGTCGCGGCAGGACCGAGGGTCGAAGTCGATTTCATCGAGTTCGCGGGCAAGCCCGGCACCAAGACCGGATTGTTGCAGACCGTCGCCGGTTTCTCCCGCGGCCCGTATTCGAGCGCCGCAACGGCCGAGTGGCGGCAGCGCCTGGAGCAGAGCGGGCTGGTTGAGGTCGATTCTGAGGCGATTGTTAGTACTGGGACTGAGGACGGAGGACGGAAGACGGAGGACGGATACGGAGTGAGGTTCTGGGTGACGAGTCGGCGCGTCAATGCCGCGAGTGGCGTCGCCGGCTATTCGCCGGCCGACCGAAGACTGACCGGCCTCGCGCAGCTGTCGTTCCACAACCTCTTCGACTCCGGCCGGAAGCTGGAGGCGAGCTGGCAGTCGGCATATGCGAGGACGAGCTACAGCCTGAGCTATACCGAGCCGTGGGTGCTGGGCACGGCGATTGACATGACCGCAAGCGCACAGCAGCAAACGATTGACACGACCTCGTCGCGAACGAACTTGGCGCTGTCAGCCGATGCACGCGCGGCAACGTGGACGACGGTCAGCTTCCAGACCGGCTTCGACCGGTTCACCGACGTCCCGAGCCGGGCCAGCGCCGACGTGGTCTGGGCCGGCACCGGTGTTGTCCTGGATTCCCGCGATTTCCCGCCTAACCCGCGCAGCGGGATCCGGGCCAGCGCGCTGACCAAGGTCGGCAACCGGACTACTGACTCGGCCGGCACGGCCGTGGTCACGCACGTCGAGCTTGGTCTGAATGGGGTTCTGCCGGTCGGCCGGAGTTTCGCCTGGTCGAATTCACTCGGTTTGCGGACAGTCTACTCAGCAGCGACCCTTACGGCCTCCGAACTTTACACAATAGGCGGGCCGGGTACGGTGCGCGGCTACAGTGAAGATGAGTATACATCAACACGCCTGGGTTGGTTCAGTTCTGAATTTCGATACAATCTGGACCGGATGTCGAGCGTGTTTCCGTTCTTCGATGTCGGCTCGTACCAGGACTCGCTCGGCTGGCACGTGGAACCCGGCTATGGAGCGGGCACGCGGGTTGCGACTCAGGCCGGCGTTTTCGGGCTGAGCTATGGAGTAGCGTTCCGCGACAGCCCGCTGCACGGCAAGGTGCATCTGAGCTACGATGTGACATTCTAG
- a CDS encoding HNH endonuclease — protein MLNRHVLLLNQNYEPLTVCKARRALVLVLSRKAEMLEPSSTAAHTVRMAYRLPSVLRLNYFVRVKRREVPLTKRNVMRRDGGICQYCGRRGLEMTTDHVIPKSSDGTDTWENLVCACSECNSRKGSMTPTQAMMPLRRKPKKPHYFTFAIASLGEVPDVWRQYLFMS, from the coding sequence ATGCTCAATAGGCACGTCTTGCTGCTCAATCAGAACTACGAGCCGCTCACGGTCTGCAAGGCCCGGCGGGCACTGGTCCTGGTGCTTTCGCGCAAGGCCGAGATGCTTGAACCATCCAGCACGGCCGCCCACACCGTTCGGATGGCCTATCGGCTGCCCAGCGTTCTCAGGCTGAACTACTTTGTCCGTGTGAAGCGACGGGAGGTGCCGCTGACGAAGCGGAACGTCATGCGTCGGGATGGCGGGATCTGCCAGTACTGCGGACGGCGGGGCTTGGAGATGACCACCGATCACGTCATTCCGAAGTCGTCGGACGGCACTGATACCTGGGAGAACCTGGTTTGCGCCTGCAGCGAGTGCAATTCGCGCAAAGGAAGCATGACGCCAACCCAGGCGATGATGCCTTTGCGCCGGAAGCCCAAGAAGCCGCACTACTTCACATTCGCTATCGCCAGTCTGGGCGAAGTGCCGGACGTCTGGCGGCAGTACCTGTTCATGAGCTGA
- a CDS encoding undecaprenyl-diphosphate phosphatase, with the protein MSFLEAILLGLIQGVTEFLPVSSDGHLAVLARLYGMNESARVPFTVMLHVATALAMIVFFMPVMVRLIGGLWAADPARRKQSWQMVLFILLASIPAALVGYKLGDWMESALSTPLLLGLMFIVTGAIVFGTRYARGGGTLNWWRALLIGVAQAVGIVPSISRSGATIAMGMYTGMDRGAAFEFSFLLAIPAILGAFVLELHKHASELVLVRGAYLAAGMLVAFVSGLAALYVLRRAVLSRRLHWFAYYCWAAGLAVILFLR; encoded by the coding sequence TTGAGCTTTCTTGAGGCGATTCTGCTGGGTCTGATTCAGGGCGTGACTGAGTTCCTTCCGGTGTCAAGCGACGGTCACCTCGCGGTATTGGCGCGTTTGTACGGAATGAACGAAAGTGCGCGCGTGCCGTTCACGGTGATGCTGCATGTTGCGACCGCGCTGGCGATGATCGTGTTCTTCATGCCGGTCATGGTCCGTCTCATCGGCGGTCTCTGGGCGGCAGACCCGGCGCGGAGGAAGCAGAGTTGGCAGATGGTTCTGTTCATACTCCTGGCCTCGATTCCGGCCGCGCTGGTCGGATACAAACTGGGTGACTGGATGGAATCTGCCCTCTCGACACCGTTGCTCCTTGGGTTGATGTTCATTGTCACGGGTGCAATTGTGTTCGGGACCCGCTATGCGCGGGGCGGCGGCACGCTCAACTGGTGGCGCGCGCTTCTGATCGGCGTGGCGCAGGCGGTCGGTATCGTACCGTCGATTTCACGGTCCGGCGCGACCATCGCCATGGGTATGTACACAGGGATGGACCGCGGGGCGGCATTTGAGTTCTCGTTCCTGCTGGCGATTCCCGCCATACTGGGAGCCTTTGTGCTGGAACTCCATAAGCATGCGAGCGAGTTGGTGCTTGTTCGCGGCGCGTATCTGGCGGCCGGCATGCTGGTGGCATTCGTTTCCGGTCTCGCCGCGCTATACGTGCTGCGGAGAGCGGTGCTCAGCCGCAGGCTGCACTGGTTCGCGTATTACTGCTGGGCAGCCGGTCTGGCGGTGATTCTCTTCCTGCGCTAG